From the genome of Triticum aestivum cultivar Chinese Spring chromosome 3B, IWGSC CS RefSeq v2.1, whole genome shotgun sequence, one region includes:
- the LOC543220 gene encoding embryonic protein DC-8: MASEQSRREERAQAAAQKAADELAAARRDMREPSSPGRRTGIFGTVQESARSLMGAVRDTFSGGVRDTTTAHDSHSSGAMGTAGEKLDEYGSYASQKAEEGKEGASEMADAAAGKTKDAAAEKTREMADAAAGKTKETKDAAVEKTREMADTAATKAAETKDAAAEKASGAGEMVTEKARSAKDAAADKASGAAETVTEKAKGAKDAALDTAEGAKEYMVDKKEDARRALAGSAKDSKGETNESAWQQGQDVRRRAAEKAEEARQRTHQPPEEERSKSATENILGSAQGLTEAFKEKMTMPTDVIERKLAERKGTPTDAGRGEALNADDVMLRVKEADQMTGTGFNDVGKMGEEGTGMKAALRADDEEDVMLRVKAADQMTGQAFNDVGPMGEEGTGWGPALRARKDA, from the exons ATGGCATCCGAGCAGAGTCGCCGCGAGGAGCGCGCGCAGGCCGCGGCGCAGAAGGCGGCCGACGAGCTCGCCGCGGCCAGGCGGGACATGCGCGAGCCCAGCAGCCCAGGACGGCGGACCGGCATCTTCGGCACCGTGCAGGAGAGCGCGCGCTCCCTGATGGGCGCCGTCCGCGACACCTTCTCCGGCGGCGTCCGGGACACAACCACGGCCCACGACAGCCACTCCAGCGGCGCCATGGGGACCGCGGGGGAGAAACTCGATGAGTACGGGAGCTACGCATCCCAGAAGGCCGAGGAAGGGAAGGAGGGCGCGAGTGAGATGGCGGACGCCGCTGCGGGGAAGACCAAGGATGCGGCCGCGGAGAAGACGAGGGAGATGGCGGACGCCGCCGCGGGGAAGACCAAGGAGACCAAGGACGCGGCGGTGGAGAAGACGAGGGAGATGGCGGACACCGCCGCGACGAAGGCCGCGGAGACCAAGGACGCGGCCGCAGAGAAGGCGAGCGGCGCGGGGGAGATGGTGACGGAGAAGGCGAGGAGTGCCAAGGACGCGGCGGCTGACAAGGCGAGTGGAGCGGCGGAGACggtgacggagaaggcgaagggcgCCAAGGACGCAGCCTTGGATACAGCGGAGGGCGCCAAGGAGTACATGGTGGACAAGAAGGAGGACGCCCGGCGAGCGCTCGCCGGCTCGGCCAAGGATAGCAAGGGCGAGACAAACGAGTCGGCGTGGCAACAGGGCCAGGAcgtgcggcggcgggcggcggagaagGCCGAGGAGGCTCGTCAGCGAACGCACCAAccgccggaggaggagag GTCGAAGTCGGCAACGGAGAACATCTTGGGGTCGGCGCAGGGGTTGACGGAGGCGTTCAAGGAGAAGATGACGATGCCGACGGACGTGATCGAGCGGAAGCTCGCTGAGAGGAAGGGGACGCCGACGGACGCGGGCAGGGGCGAGGCACTGAACGCGGACGACGTGATGCTGCGCGTCAAGGAGGCCGACCAGATGACCGGGACAGGGTTTAACGACGTCGGCAAGATGGGCGAGGAGGGCACCGGCATGAAGGCGGCACTGAGggccgacgacgaggaggacgtgATGCTGCGGGTGAAGGCGGCGGACCAGATGACGGGGCAGGCGTTCAACGACGTCGGCCCGATGGGAGAGGAGGGCACGGGATGGGGTCCGGCGTTGAGGGCGCGGAAGGACGCCTGA